One genomic window of Arthrobacter sp. KBS0703 includes the following:
- a CDS encoding ATP-dependent DNA helicase RecQ: MPDTDAGLRQIAASSLGLAHLRDGQLAGMRALVTGRDVLAVMPTGYGKSAIYQVAALHLHRARAGHCASPDAPAAGPAVVVSPLIALQEDQLDGLLEDLGGEAAVAINSGRSDSDVEAAWEASERGDAAFIFLAPEQLAKTEAVERLAALDVSLLVVDEAHCVSSWGHDFRPDYLRLGEVRQNLGNPPVAALTATASPPVRDEIQQRLKMTHPLVLVHGFDRPNIRLDVVRHLRDTDKRRAVLEQLAGLKGPGLLYAATRKDTETYASELAERGLRAAAYHAGRKQVERDLVHEQFLEDELDVVVATTAFGMGIDKPNVRFVIHADIPESLDSYYQEIGRSGRDGEPAAAVLHYRPEDLGLRKFFGTHSPDQDSLMAVLQVLRAADRPLTQKALAEQTDLSARRLTGLLNQLQETRAVKTGKRGIRLEAGAKLPTVVERAVELAEARQRVDRSRIEMARGYAETDGCRRQFLLGYFGEDRPEPCGNCDNCADGSADEEDYDGGAATAAGVEPFPLQAAVVHKEWGPGLVMRHEEDVITVLFEQEGYKTLSRQAVTEGKLLTLAK; encoded by the coding sequence ATCCCAGACACCGACGCCGGCCTCCGCCAGATCGCGGCCAGCTCCTTGGGTCTCGCCCACCTCCGGGACGGCCAGCTCGCCGGAATGCGCGCCCTGGTCACGGGCCGGGACGTCCTCGCCGTGATGCCCACCGGCTACGGAAAGTCTGCCATCTACCAGGTGGCCGCCCTGCACCTGCACCGTGCGCGCGCCGGCCACTGCGCAAGTCCGGATGCCCCGGCGGCCGGTCCCGCCGTCGTCGTTTCCCCGCTCATCGCCCTGCAAGAGGACCAGCTGGACGGGCTGCTGGAAGACCTCGGCGGAGAAGCCGCCGTCGCCATCAACTCCGGGCGCAGCGATTCTGACGTCGAAGCCGCTTGGGAAGCCTCGGAACGGGGCGACGCCGCCTTCATCTTCCTCGCGCCTGAGCAGCTGGCTAAGACCGAAGCCGTGGAGCGGCTCGCCGCCCTCGACGTCTCGCTGTTAGTGGTGGACGAGGCCCACTGTGTGTCCTCGTGGGGGCACGATTTCCGGCCCGACTACCTCCGCCTCGGCGAGGTCCGCCAGAATCTCGGCAATCCGCCCGTCGCCGCGCTGACCGCCACCGCTTCTCCCCCGGTGCGCGACGAGATCCAGCAGCGCCTGAAGATGACACACCCCCTGGTGCTGGTCCACGGTTTCGACCGCCCCAACATCCGGCTCGACGTCGTCCGCCACCTCCGGGACACCGACAAGCGCCGCGCCGTGCTGGAACAGCTGGCCGGTCTCAAGGGGCCGGGCCTGCTCTACGCCGCCACCCGAAAGGACACCGAAACCTACGCGTCGGAGCTGGCCGAGCGCGGCCTTCGCGCGGCGGCGTACCACGCCGGCCGGAAGCAGGTCGAGCGGGACTTGGTCCACGAGCAGTTCCTCGAGGACGAACTCGACGTCGTAGTGGCCACCACCGCGTTTGGCATGGGCATCGACAAACCCAATGTCCGCTTCGTCATCCACGCGGACATCCCCGAGTCCCTGGACAGCTACTACCAGGAGATCGGCCGATCCGGCCGCGACGGCGAGCCGGCCGCCGCCGTTCTGCACTACCGGCCCGAGGACCTGGGCCTGCGCAAATTCTTTGGGACGCACAGCCCGGACCAGGATTCGCTGATGGCCGTTCTTCAGGTGCTGCGCGCCGCCGACAGGCCGCTCACCCAGAAAGCCCTCGCCGAGCAGACCGATCTCTCGGCCCGCCGACTCACCGGGCTGCTGAACCAGCTGCAGGAAACGCGCGCCGTGAAGACCGGCAAGCGCGGCATCCGGCTGGAAGCCGGCGCCAAACTGCCCACGGTGGTGGAACGCGCCGTCGAACTCGCCGAAGCACGCCAGCGCGTGGATCGCTCGCGCATCGAGATGGCGCGCGGCTACGCCGAGACGGACGGCTGCCGGCGCCAGTTCCTGCTGGGCTACTTCGGCGAGGACCGGCCCGAGCCGTGCGGCAACTGTGATAACTGCGCGGACGGCTCCGCGGACGAGGAGGACTACGACGGCGGCGCCGCGACCGCCGCAGGCGTGGAACCTTTCCCGCTCCAGGCCGCTGTTGTGCACAAGGAATGGGGGCCCGGCCTGGTAATGCGGCACGAGGAGGACGTGATCACCGTGCTGTTCGAGCAGGAGGGTTACAAGACGCTATCGCGGCAGGCCGTCACGGAGGGCAAGCTGCTGACGCTGGCGAAGTGA
- a CDS encoding FadR/GntR family transcriptional regulator yields MNLLDSWTVGQDKVIRVGAAEAVFASLRNAIEAGKIPVGARLDSEASLAQLYGVSRSMVREALKSCNALGLTATFTGKGTFVIADRVAPDLKLGKYSARDLVEARPHIEVPAAALAAERRTGEDVEALRDILEAMSDEDDLQQWILLNAEFHATIARCSGNGVFVGVLSDIREAMADQSNTLNLVADRRKDSDREHARIFAAIERGSAQEASRAMTRHLHGVECALGSIVPGGES; encoded by the coding sequence ATGAACCTGTTGGACAGCTGGACAGTTGGACAAGATAAAGTGATACGGGTCGGCGCAGCCGAGGCCGTGTTCGCATCCCTTCGAAACGCCATCGAAGCCGGCAAGATTCCTGTCGGCGCGCGGCTGGATTCGGAGGCCTCGCTGGCCCAGCTGTACGGGGTGAGCCGGTCCATGGTCCGGGAAGCACTGAAGTCATGCAATGCGCTCGGACTGACGGCTACCTTCACGGGCAAAGGTACGTTTGTCATCGCGGACCGGGTTGCCCCGGACCTCAAGCTCGGAAAATACTCCGCCCGCGACCTCGTGGAGGCGCGTCCCCACATCGAAGTACCCGCCGCAGCGCTCGCCGCCGAACGCCGGACTGGCGAGGATGTGGAGGCACTTCGGGACATTCTCGAGGCCATGTCGGACGAAGATGACCTCCAGCAGTGGATCCTTCTCAACGCCGAGTTCCACGCCACCATCGCCCGGTGCAGCGGCAACGGGGTCTTTGTGGGCGTCCTGTCAGACATCCGCGAGGCCATGGCCGACCAGTCGAACACCCTGAACCTGGTAGCTGACCGGCGCAAGGATTCCGACCGGGAGCACGCCCGCATTTTCGCCGCCATCGAGCGCGGGTCCGCCCAGGAAGCGTCCAGGGCCATGACACGGCACCTGCATGGGGTGGAATGTGCGCTGGGCAGCATCGTCCCCGGCGGCGAGAGCTGA
- a CDS encoding aspartate ammonia-lyase: protein MTTITAAPDVRSEHDLLGDRDVPAAAYWGVHTLRAVENFPITGQPLSTNMHLVRGLAAVKLAAARTNLELGLLDPERANAIEAACTDVLNGDLHEQFVVDVIQGGAGTSSNMNANEVIANRALEILGHPKGHYTRLHPNDHVNLSQSTNDVYPTAVKLGTIFAARELLSALAELEEAFAEKALEFRTVVKMGRTQLQDAVPMTLGQEFGTYAITIGEDRLRLAEADLLIHEINLGATAIGTGLNAPPGYAAAACRHLAEITGLPLVTAPDLIEATQDVGAFVHLSGVLKRVAVKLSKICDDLRLLSSGPRAGFGEINLPAVQSGSSIMPGKINPVIPEVVSQVAYEVIGNDVTITMAAEAGQLQLNAFEPIIVHSLHKSISHLEAAARTLTARCVRGITANTEHLRLTVEQSIGLVTALNPHLGYATATAIAQEALATGRGVAELVLEHGLLTADQLQELLSPERLANLSK from the coding sequence ATGACCACCATCACCGCCGCCCCGGACGTCCGGTCCGAGCATGACCTCCTCGGTGACCGGGACGTTCCCGCCGCCGCGTACTGGGGCGTGCACACCCTGCGCGCCGTGGAGAACTTCCCCATCACCGGCCAGCCGCTGTCCACCAACATGCACCTGGTCCGCGGCCTCGCCGCGGTGAAACTCGCCGCCGCCCGCACCAACCTCGAACTCGGGCTCCTGGACCCCGAACGTGCGAACGCGATCGAAGCCGCCTGCACCGACGTCCTGAACGGAGACCTGCACGAGCAGTTCGTCGTCGACGTCATCCAGGGCGGCGCCGGGACCTCCTCGAACATGAACGCCAACGAGGTCATCGCCAACCGGGCCCTGGAAATCCTCGGCCACCCCAAAGGCCACTACACCCGCCTGCACCCCAACGACCACGTCAACCTCTCCCAGTCCACCAACGACGTCTACCCCACCGCGGTCAAACTCGGCACCATCTTCGCCGCCCGCGAGCTGCTCTCCGCCCTGGCCGAACTCGAAGAAGCGTTCGCCGAAAAAGCCCTGGAATTCCGCACCGTGGTCAAAATGGGCCGCACCCAGCTCCAGGACGCCGTGCCCATGACCCTGGGCCAGGAATTCGGCACCTACGCCATCACCATCGGCGAAGACCGCCTCCGCCTCGCCGAAGCGGACCTGCTGATCCACGAAATCAACCTCGGCGCCACCGCCATCGGCACCGGCCTGAACGCACCCCCCGGCTACGCCGCCGCCGCCTGCCGCCACCTGGCCGAGATCACCGGCCTGCCGCTGGTCACCGCCCCCGACCTGATCGAAGCCACCCAGGACGTCGGCGCCTTCGTCCACCTCTCCGGCGTCCTCAAACGCGTCGCCGTGAAACTCTCCAAGATCTGCGACGACCTGCGCCTGCTCTCCTCCGGCCCGCGCGCCGGCTTCGGCGAAATCAACCTCCCCGCGGTCCAGTCCGGATCCTCGATCATGCCCGGCAAAATCAACCCCGTGATCCCCGAAGTCGTCTCCCAGGTCGCCTACGAAGTCATCGGCAACGACGTCACCATCACCATGGCCGCCGAAGCCGGCCAGCTCCAGCTCAACGCCTTCGAACCCATCATCGTCCACAGCCTCCACAAGAGCATCTCCCACCTCGAAGCAGCCGCCCGCACCCTCACGGCACGCTGCGTCCGCGGCATCACCGCCAACACCGAACACCTCCGCCTCACCGTGGAACAATCCATCGGCCTGGTCACCGCCCTGAACCCCCACCTCGGCTACGCCACCGCCACCGCCATCGCCCAGGAAGCCCTCGCCACCGGCCGCGGCGTCGCCGAACTCGTCCTCGAACACGGCCTCCTCACCGCCGACCAACTCCAGGAACTCCTCAGCCCCGAACGCCTCGCCAACCTCAGCAAATAG
- a CDS encoding dicarboxylate/amino acid:cation symporter: MKNKSTMWILAALLFGIISGLVCHWLLAADARESLVTVLDTVTHMFLNLIKMIIAPLIFATLVSGIAGAAKSAGVGKLFGRSMIWFLTASVLVGAFGFITAHVLNVGDGLHLMPGGDAGMETKPLDYQEFITHIIPTSVFAALTANNPLQILVFGALFGIALLNLRKKGHSSIANAIDELMGVMFKVTGYVMLAAPVGVFAGIASAFTSQGLDAFATYASFIGGFYMSLSALWVLMIAVAVAFLGRAAFRLVRIIREPIVIAFATSSSEAALPKLIEGLTKFGIEKRTTGFVLPLGYSFNVDGSMMYMTFASVFLMNAYGIDMDLGQQIAMTAMLLLSSKGMAGVPRGSLVVVAAVVPGFGIPAAGIGVLLVIDQLLDMGRTATNILGNAIATAVIGRSHDKSAPRDEALPVEALPVEDGQEARDLATATR, from the coding sequence ATGAAAAACAAATCAACTATGTGGATTCTGGCAGCGCTACTGTTCGGGATCATCAGCGGTCTGGTGTGCCACTGGCTGCTGGCCGCAGACGCCCGCGAATCCCTCGTGACGGTCCTCGACACCGTGACCCATATGTTCCTTAACCTGATCAAGATGATCATCGCTCCCCTGATCTTCGCCACCCTTGTCTCCGGCATTGCCGGAGCTGCGAAATCCGCCGGCGTGGGGAAGCTCTTCGGCCGTTCGATGATTTGGTTCCTGACCGCCTCCGTCCTCGTCGGCGCCTTCGGATTCATCACGGCTCACGTACTCAATGTCGGTGACGGCCTCCACCTGATGCCGGGAGGTGACGCGGGGATGGAAACGAAACCCCTCGATTACCAGGAGTTCATCACCCACATCATCCCCACGAGCGTCTTCGCTGCCCTGACGGCCAACAATCCCCTTCAGATCCTCGTGTTCGGCGCACTCTTCGGCATCGCCCTGCTGAACCTTCGGAAGAAGGGCCACTCCTCCATCGCCAACGCAATCGACGAGCTGATGGGCGTCATGTTCAAGGTGACCGGGTACGTGATGCTGGCGGCACCCGTCGGCGTCTTCGCGGGCATCGCGTCGGCCTTCACCTCCCAGGGCCTCGACGCGTTCGCCACCTACGCTTCTTTCATCGGCGGGTTCTACATGTCCCTCTCGGCCCTGTGGGTCCTCATGATCGCCGTGGCCGTTGCCTTTCTCGGACGGGCGGCGTTCCGCCTGGTCCGGATCATACGCGAACCCATTGTCATCGCATTCGCGACCTCCAGCAGCGAAGCTGCCCTGCCCAAGCTCATTGAAGGCCTGACCAAGTTCGGCATCGAGAAGCGCACCACCGGTTTCGTGTTGCCCTTGGGCTACTCCTTCAACGTCGACGGATCCATGATGTACATGACCTTCGCCTCGGTCTTCCTGATGAATGCGTACGGCATTGACATGGACCTTGGCCAGCAGATCGCCATGACCGCGATGCTTCTGCTCAGCAGCAAAGGCATGGCGGGCGTGCCGCGCGGGTCGCTCGTCGTCGTGGCCGCCGTCGTCCCAGGCTTCGGCATCCCCGCGGCAGGTATCGGTGTCCTTCTGGTGATCGACCAGCTCCTGGACATGGGCCGCACGGCAACCAACATCCTGGGAAATGCCATCGCCACCGCCGTCATCGGCCGAAGCCACGATAAATCTGCTCCCCGCGACGAGGCTCTCCCGGTTGAGGCTCTCCCGGTTGAAGACGGGCAAGAGGCCCGCGACCTGGCAACTGCGACGCGCTGA
- a CDS encoding winged helix-turn-helix domain-containing protein, with the protein MNVPVRRAPHHTDTVGPALRRNRIRSGIVEYLSENGASKVSDISSALGASRDTVRYHLAALEGASMVRSNISPGMRASCTPFYSLTAGAPPK; encoded by the coding sequence ATGAACGTCCCGGTCCGCCGGGCGCCACATCACACGGATACCGTCGGCCCCGCCTTGCGACGCAACCGGATCAGATCGGGGATCGTCGAATATCTGTCAGAAAACGGGGCGAGCAAAGTGTCCGACATCAGCAGCGCACTTGGTGCCTCCAGGGACACCGTCCGCTACCACCTCGCAGCGCTCGAGGGCGCGTCGATGGTGCGGTCCAATATTTCCCCCGGCATGAGGGCCAGCTGCACCCCGTTCTATTCCCTGACCGCTGGCGCTCCCCCAAAATAG
- a CDS encoding SRPBCC domain-containing protein: MDAVFKALADPIRRELLDELFREDGQTLSALEARFEITRFGVMKHLKLLEDAGLVVTRRRGREKLHFLNPVPIRLVHDRWVSKYAEPWAAALSDLKTRLESPMEKIFEIYIKTTPERLWEAITDSEIRSKYQFGMRIRSDWTPGSRFEMAPAGGDLLGEGENVEVDPPRRLVQTMRALWGEDVKAEGTSRITWEIEPVGDDSCHLTVTHDQLREGANEQLYGGWPMILSGLKTWLETGQKLTTPGSLMYA; the protein is encoded by the coding sequence GTGGACGCCGTATTCAAGGCCCTGGCCGACCCCATCCGCCGGGAACTGCTGGACGAACTCTTCCGTGAGGACGGCCAGACGCTCTCGGCCCTGGAAGCGCGGTTCGAGATCACCCGCTTCGGGGTTATGAAGCACCTCAAGCTGCTAGAGGACGCCGGCCTCGTGGTGACCCGGCGTCGGGGGCGCGAGAAGCTGCACTTCCTGAATCCGGTGCCCATCAGGCTCGTCCACGACCGCTGGGTGAGCAAATATGCAGAACCATGGGCCGCTGCGCTCAGCGACCTCAAAACCAGATTGGAAAGTCCCATGGAAAAGATTTTCGAGATCTACATCAAGACCACCCCGGAACGGCTCTGGGAAGCCATCACGGACAGCGAGATCCGCAGCAAGTACCAGTTCGGGATGCGGATCCGGTCGGACTGGACGCCGGGGTCCCGGTTCGAGATGGCGCCCGCGGGAGGGGACCTCCTCGGCGAGGGCGAAAACGTCGAGGTCGATCCCCCGCGGCGGCTGGTGCAGACCATGCGCGCACTCTGGGGCGAGGACGTCAAGGCCGAGGGCACCTCGCGGATCACCTGGGAGATCGAACCGGTAGGCGACGATTCCTGCCACCTGACCGTCACGCACGATCAGCTCCGCGAAGGCGCCAACGAACAGCTCTACGGCGGCTGGCCAATGATCCTCTCCGGTCTGAAGACCTGGCTCGAAACCGGCCAGAAACTGACGACGCCAGGCTCCCTCATGTACGCCTGA
- a CDS encoding TerC family protein, with the protein MEVPLFVWILTVAGILALLAFDFFFHVRKAHTPSLKESAVWSAIYVGMALAFGLGVWIFGGHTMGTEYFAGYVTEKALSVDNLFVFLIIMASFKVPRADQQKVLLFGIVFSLIARTGFIFLGAALINSFAWVFYIFGLILLITAGNLLKPDSHDDDSEGLVVRLAKKFLPASEHYDGDKLFTVDNGKRVLTPMLLVMVAIGGTDILFALDSIPAIFGLTQNVFIVFTATAFSLMGLRQLFFLIDELLDRLIYLAYGLAAILAFIGVKLILHALHENNLPFVNDGEHVNVVEISTATSLAVILGVLTVTVLASVLSPKGKAKTKVSGAKRHATEYVDLNYETDIRERERIFDKMVREEEELKKLPEKYKRLIRNETEFMDLLRKAHAEHDQALERAGEK; encoded by the coding sequence ATGGAAGTTCCCCTATTCGTCTGGATCCTCACCGTCGCAGGAATTCTGGCGCTCCTGGCCTTCGACTTTTTCTTCCACGTCCGCAAGGCCCACACCCCTTCCCTGAAAGAATCCGCCGTCTGGTCCGCCATCTACGTGGGCATGGCCCTGGCATTCGGCCTGGGCGTCTGGATTTTCGGCGGCCACACGATGGGCACCGAGTACTTCGCCGGGTATGTCACCGAGAAGGCGCTGTCCGTGGACAACCTCTTCGTCTTCCTCATCATCATGGCCAGCTTCAAGGTGCCGCGCGCGGACCAGCAGAAAGTCCTCCTGTTCGGCATCGTCTTTTCGCTGATCGCCCGGACCGGTTTCATCTTCCTCGGCGCCGCGCTGATCAACAGCTTCGCCTGGGTCTTCTACATTTTCGGACTGATCCTGCTCATCACCGCCGGCAACCTGCTCAAGCCCGACTCCCACGACGACGACAGCGAAGGCCTGGTGGTCCGGCTCGCCAAGAAGTTCCTGCCGGCCTCGGAACACTACGACGGCGACAAACTCTTCACCGTGGACAACGGCAAACGCGTCCTCACCCCGATGCTCCTGGTGATGGTGGCGATCGGCGGCACGGACATCCTGTTTGCGCTCGACTCCATCCCCGCCATCTTCGGCCTGACCCAGAACGTCTTCATCGTCTTCACCGCCACGGCGTTCTCGCTCATGGGCCTGCGGCAACTGTTCTTCCTCATCGATGAACTGCTGGACCGCCTGATCTACCTGGCCTACGGCCTCGCCGCCATCCTCGCCTTCATCGGCGTCAAGCTCATCCTGCATGCGCTGCACGAGAACAACCTGCCGTTCGTCAACGACGGCGAACACGTCAACGTCGTCGAAATCAGCACCGCAACCTCCCTCGCGGTGATCCTCGGCGTCCTCACCGTCACCGTCCTCGCCTCGGTCCTCAGCCCCAAGGGCAAGGCCAAGACCAAGGTATCCGGCGCCAAACGGCACGCCACCGAGTATGTGGACCTCAACTACGAAACGGACATCAGGGAGCGGGAGCGCATCTTCGACAAGATGGTCCGCGAGGAGGAAGAGCTGAAGAAGCTCCCGGAGAAGTACAAGCGGCTGATCCGGAACGAGACCGAGTTCATGGACCTGCTCCGGAAGGCCCACGCCGAGCACGACCAGGCGCTTGAGCGGGCCGGAGAGAAATAG
- the eda gene encoding bifunctional 4-hydroxy-2-oxoglutarate aldolase/2-dehydro-3-deoxy-phosphogluconate aldolase has protein sequence MADATSVLHVSPVIPVVTIDDPQHAVPVARALADGGIRIIELTLRTDSALTSLKLIANEVPDILVGAGTILTPGQADAAVSAGAQFLVSPGVTPALLDHMLGLDVPVLPGVATVGEVMAVLESGLEAMKFFPAGPAGGPAYLAAIGAPIPHVQFCPTGGISLATAPDYLRLPNVSCVGGSWLTPRAAVESGNWQQITDLARQAAGLGT, from the coding sequence ATGGCTGACGCCACCAGCGTTCTGCACGTTTCCCCGGTCATTCCGGTGGTGACTATCGACGATCCCCAGCACGCGGTTCCCGTGGCCCGCGCACTGGCCGACGGCGGCATCCGGATCATCGAGCTCACCCTGCGGACGGACAGCGCCCTGACGTCGCTGAAGCTCATCGCCAACGAGGTGCCGGACATCCTCGTGGGCGCGGGCACCATCCTCACGCCGGGCCAGGCCGACGCCGCAGTCTCGGCCGGCGCGCAGTTCCTGGTCAGCCCGGGCGTCACACCCGCCCTGCTGGATCACATGCTCGGCCTGGACGTTCCGGTGCTGCCCGGCGTGGCGACCGTGGGCGAGGTGATGGCCGTCCTGGAAAGCGGGCTCGAGGCCATGAAGTTCTTCCCGGCCGGTCCCGCCGGCGGCCCGGCCTACCTGGCGGCCATCGGGGCGCCCATTCCGCACGTGCAGTTCTGCCCCACGGGAGGCATCAGCCTGGCCACAGCGCCGGACTATCTCAGGCTGCCCAACGTCTCGTGCGTCGGCGGCAGCTGGCTCACCCCGCGGGCGGCGGTCGAATCCGGGAACTGGCAGCAGATCACGGACCTCGCGCGGCAGGCTGCAGGGCTCGGGACTTAG
- a CDS encoding mannitol dehydrogenase family protein, protein MPREKLRPGIVHLGLGAFARAHTAVFTENAMLATGDLNWGITGVTQRSDTVARRLAPQDGLFTVTERGSGAAPLRLVSSIVEAISGRDHPGAVVDRIADPSTSVITLTITEKGYRIDPRTGSLNTADEQVRADLAGQPPQTAIGQIARGLQQRARADTGPITVVSCDNLPGNGELTGRLVRAFAAELPAAEAEPLLAWLAANVTFPNTMVDRMVPATTAGDLDAVERELGLRDEAAVVAEPFLQWVIEDNFASRRPRWEDAGALFSTDVAAWEAAKLRLLNASHSMLAYLGLAAGKPTISDAVGEDAFLTACRRMMHEDALPTISLPEGLDGNEYCAQVLSRFANPALGHTTAKVGSDGSQKIGLRLLSTVRGNLDAGREPRWAALAVAAWMRHVASTPLEQLDDPLAAELHAALPATRTAATVVPALLGCGSIFDGELAANAVFAALLTHWYGIIDTHGLDGLRKEINHG, encoded by the coding sequence TTGCCGCGCGAAAAGCTGCGGCCCGGCATCGTGCACCTCGGCCTGGGTGCCTTCGCCCGCGCGCACACGGCCGTGTTCACCGAAAACGCGATGCTGGCCACCGGCGATCTTAATTGGGGGATCACCGGGGTCACCCAGCGCTCGGATACGGTGGCGCGCCGGCTGGCGCCGCAGGACGGGCTTTTCACCGTGACCGAGCGGGGGAGCGGCGCCGCTCCGCTCCGCCTGGTGTCGAGCATCGTGGAGGCCATTTCCGGGCGGGACCATCCCGGAGCCGTGGTGGACCGCATTGCCGACCCGTCGACGTCGGTCATCACGCTCACCATCACGGAGAAGGGCTACCGGATCGATCCGCGCACCGGATCCCTCAACACCGCAGACGAACAGGTCCGGGCCGACCTCGCGGGGCAGCCTCCGCAGACGGCCATCGGGCAGATCGCACGCGGGCTGCAGCAGCGTGCCCGGGCCGACACCGGGCCCATCACCGTGGTTTCGTGCGACAACCTTCCCGGCAACGGGGAGCTGACTGGCAGGCTGGTGCGCGCGTTCGCCGCCGAACTCCCGGCCGCCGAGGCCGAGCCGCTGCTGGCCTGGCTCGCCGCGAACGTCACGTTCCCCAACACGATGGTGGACCGGATGGTCCCGGCCACCACGGCCGGTGACCTGGACGCCGTCGAACGCGAACTGGGGCTCCGCGACGAGGCCGCCGTGGTGGCGGAACCGTTCCTGCAGTGGGTCATCGAGGACAACTTTGCGTCCCGCCGGCCGCGGTGGGAAGACGCCGGCGCCCTGTTCAGCACGGACGTGGCGGCGTGGGAGGCGGCCAAACTGCGCCTGCTCAACGCGAGCCACTCCATGCTGGCGTACCTGGGCCTGGCGGCGGGCAAACCCACCATCAGCGACGCCGTGGGCGAGGACGCGTTCCTGACCGCTTGCCGGCGGATGATGCACGAGGACGCGCTGCCCACCATCAGCCTCCCCGAGGGGCTGGACGGGAACGAATACTGCGCCCAGGTGCTCAGCCGGTTCGCGAATCCCGCACTAGGCCACACCACCGCAAAGGTGGGCAGCGACGGCTCGCAGAAGATCGGGTTGCGGCTGCTGAGCACCGTCCGCGGGAATCTCGACGCTGGCCGCGAACCACGGTGGGCCGCGCTCGCCGTTGCTGCCTGGATGCGGCACGTGGCGTCGACGCCGCTGGAACAGCTCGACGATCCCCTCGCCGCTGAACTCCACGCGGCACTTCCCGCCACGCGGACCGCCGCCACGGTGGTGCCGGCGCTCCTGGGTTGCGGCAGCATTTTCGACGGCGAACTGGCGGCGAACGCTGTTTTCGCCGCCCTCCTCACGCACTGGTACGGCATTATCGACACGCACGGGCTGGACGGCCTGAGAAAAGAGATCAACCATGGCTGA
- a CDS encoding PfkB family carbohydrate kinase — protein MCIRDSRGGCRGGRRPQGLLAVLPDDDLGQAIAARIRELGISDELLTFRTGQQGVYLVHCDPDGQREFSYARSGSVGSTLGPDDVDPAVVAAAGAVIAGGIACAISASSRAAVLKAAAVSRRFVFDPNFRPRLTSVEEATAVLTELAPRTFLVTPSFPGETSALLGCATPKEAAAKLRSLGAANVAVTCGAEGIQLESEHDSAWVNAIPAPSVVDQTGAGDAFVGTLTARMVLGDSLPAAARYGAAAASLVVGGKGGTGFIPTFEQTSAHALRTPEGELSSHA, from the coding sequence ATGTGTATAAGAGACAGTCGCGGCGGCTGCCGCGGCGGCCGGCGCCCGCAGGGGCTGCTGGCCGTGCTGCCCGACGACGACCTCGGCCAGGCGATCGCCGCCAGAATCCGGGAACTCGGCATTTCCGACGAGCTGCTGACGTTCAGGACCGGCCAGCAGGGCGTCTACCTGGTGCACTGCGATCCGGACGGGCAGCGGGAGTTCTCCTACGCCCGCTCGGGCAGCGTGGGGTCCACGCTCGGCCCGGACGATGTTGATCCGGCCGTGGTCGCGGCGGCAGGGGCTGTCATTGCCGGCGGGATCGCCTGCGCCATTTCCGCGTCGTCCCGGGCGGCCGTCCTCAAGGCAGCGGCCGTGTCCCGCCGTTTCGTTTTCGATCCCAACTTCCGCCCCCGGCTCACGTCCGTGGAAGAGGCGACGGCGGTCCTCACCGAACTGGCGCCGCGGACCTTCCTGGTCACGCCGTCCTTTCCGGGCGAGACGTCCGCGCTCCTGGGCTGCGCCACACCGAAGGAAGCCGCAGCGAAGCTCCGCAGCCTTGGTGCCGCGAACGTCGCCGTGACCTGCGGGGCGGAAGGCATCCAGCTTGAGAGCGAGCATGACTCCGCCTGGGTCAACGCGATTCCGGCGCCGTCGGTGGTGGACCAGACGGGGGCGGGCGACGCCTTCGTGGGCACCCTGACCGCCCGGATGGTGCTGGGCGACAGCCTTCCCGCGGCCGCCCGGTACGGCGCGGCAGCCGCATCGCTCGTGGTGGGCGGCAAGGGCGGCACCGGCTTCATCCCCACCTTCGAGCAGACAAGCGCACATGCGCTGCGGACCCCCGAAGGAGAACTGTCATCACACGCCTGA